The Miscanthus floridulus cultivar M001 chromosome 17, ASM1932011v1, whole genome shotgun sequence genome has a window encoding:
- the LOC136516773 gene encoding S-norcoclaurine synthase 1-like — translation MDSKPQSLGGSRPVPNVQDLAARPADELTPPVLDRYLRDDVDVDANANGDAGASVPVVDLARLLDPSHGDEEAAKLKAACEDWGFFQVLNHGVPDAVIADVKANLQAFSRLPLAEKRAVAQEPGGIEGYGQAFVVSDDQKLDWADMLFLFTQPPEYRAPRFWPARPATFGDSLDRYSAEVQRVATRLLAAMAANLGVADARKVTRLADSQSVRINYYPACPGGAHGRVLGLSPHSDAVGLTLLLQVSAVPGLQIRRHGAWVSVDPIPGALVANVGDLVEVLTNGRYKSIEHRAVVSPTHDRVSIAAFHSAKFGGTYAPLEETMVGTGSGCHGEPPRYKTIGVEDYVRLLLSCKLEGKNIMDAMKINP, via the coding sequence ATGGACTCCAAGCCGCAGAGCCTGGGCGGCTCGCGACCGGTGCCCAACGTGCAAGACCTGGCCGCGCGCCCCGCCGACGAGCTCACGCCGCCCGTGCTCGACCGCTACCTCCGcgacgacgtcgacgtcgacgccAACGCCAACGGCGACGCGGGCGCCTCGGTGCCGGTGGTGGACCTCGCGAGGCTCCTGGACCCGTCGCACGGGGACGAGGAGGCCGCAAAGCTGAAGGCCGCCTGCGAGGACTGGGGCTTCTTCCAGGTGCTCAACCACGGGGTCCCCGACGCGGTGATCGCCGACGTCAAGGCGAACCTGCAGGCCTTCTCCCGCCTCCCGCTGGCCGAGAAGCGCGCGGTGGCGCAGGAGCCCGGCGGGATCGAGGGGTACGGGCAGGCCTTCGTCGTCTCCGACGACCAGAAGCTGGACTGGGCCGACATGCTCTTCCTCTTCACGCAGCCGCCCGAGTACCGGGCCCCGCGCTTCTGGCCGGCGCGCCCCGCCACGTTCGGGGACTCGCTGGACCGCTACTCCGCCGAGGTGCAGCGCGTCGCCACCCGCCtgctggcggccatggcggccaaccTGGGCGTGGCGGACGCCCGGAAGGTGACGAGGCTCGCCGACTCACAGTCCGTGCGGATCAACTACTACCCGGCGTGCCCGGGGGGCGCGCACGGCAGGGTGTTGGGCCTGTCGCCGCACTCCGACGCCGTCGGGCTCACTCTCCTGCTCCAGGTCAGCGCCGTCCCGGGGCTGCAGATCCGGCGGCACGGCGCGTGGGTCAGCGTCGACCCCATCCCGGGGGCGCTGGTGGCCAACGTCGGCGACCTCGTCGAGGTGCTCACCAACGGGAGGTACAAGAGCATCGAGCACCGGGCGGTGGTCAGCCCCACCCATGACCGGGTGTCCATCGCCGCCTTCCACTCCGCCAAGTTCGGCGGCACGTACGCGCCACTGGAGGAGACGATGGTCGGGACCGGGTCGGGGTGCCACGGCGAGCCGCCGAGGTACAAAACCATAGGCGTCGAGGACTACGTCCGGCTGCTGCTGTCTTGTAAGCTCGAGGGCAAGAACATCATGGACGCCATGAAGATCAATCCCTGA
- the LOC136518618 gene encoding S-norcoclaurine synthase 1-like: MHRHPPPPPTTMDAKPRNLGGSLPVPNVQDLAARPADELTPPVLHRYIRDDVDAADADAAASVPVVDLARLLDPSHGEQEAAKLKAACEDWGFFQVLNHGVPDAVIADVKPDLQAFFRLPLAEKRAVAQEPGGIEGYGQAFVVSDDQKLDWADMLFLSTQPPEYRAPLFWPARPATFGDSLDRYSAEVQRVATRLLAAMAANLGVADTGKVTRLADAQAVRINYYPACPGGAHGRVLGLSPHSDATGLTLLLQVSAVPGLQIRRHGAWVSVDPIPGALVANVGDVVEVLTNGRYRSIEHRAVVSPTHDRVSVAAFHSAKFGDTYAPLEETTVGTVPGYRTIGVEDYIRLALSSKLEGKNIMDAMKINPVPE, from the exons ATGCACAG gcatccaccaccaccaccaactacCATGGACGCCAAGCCGCGGAACCTGGGCGGCTCGCTGCCGGTGCCCAACGTGCAGGACCTGGCCGCGCGCCCCGCCGACGAGCTCACGCCGCCCGTGCTCCACCGCTACATCCGCGACGACGTCGACGCCGCTGACGCCGACGCGGCCGCCTCGGTGCCGGTGGTGGACCTCGCGAGGCTTCTGGACCCGTCGCACGGGGAGCAGGAAGCCGCCAAGCTGAAGGCCGCCTGCGAGGACTGGGGCTTCTTCCAGGTGCTCAACCACGGGGTCCCCGACGCGGTGATCGCCGACGTCAAGCCGGACCTGCAGGCCTTCTTCCGCCTCCCGCTGGCCGAGAAGCGCGCGGTGGCGCAGGAGCCCGGCGGGATCGAGGGGTACGGGCAGGCCTTCGTCGTCTCCGACGACCAGAAGCTGGACTGGGCCGACATGCTCTTCCTCTCCACGCAACCGCCCGAGTACCGGGCCCCGCTCTTCTGGCCGGCGCGCCCCGCCACGTTCGGAGACTCGCTGGACCGCTACTCCGCCGAGGTGCAGCGCGTCGCCACCCGACtgctggcggccatggcggccaaccTGGGCGTGGCGGACACCGGGAAGGTGACGAGACTCGCTGACGCGCAGGCCGTGCGGATCAACTACTACCCGGCGTGCCCGGGGGGCGCGCACGGCCGGGTGCTGGGCCTGTCGCCGCACTCGGACGCCACGGGGCTCACGCTGCTGCTCCAGGTCAGCGCCGTCCCTGGGCTGCAGATCAGGCGGCACGGCGCGTGGGTCAGCGTTGACCCTATCCCGGGGGCGCTCGTAGCCAACGTCGGCGACGTCGTCGAGGTGCTCACCAACGGGAGGTACAGGAGCATCGAGCACCGGGCGGTGGTCAGCCCCACCCACGACCGGGTGTCCGTCGCCGCCTTCCACTCCGCCAAGTTCGGCGACACGTACGCGCCACTGGAGGAGACCACGGTCGGGACCGTGCCGGGGTACAGGACCATTGGCGTCGAGGACTACATCCGGCTGGCGCTGTCTAGTAAGCTCGAGGGCAAGAACATCATGGACGCCATGAAGATCAATCCGGTCCCTGAATGA